Below is a genomic region from Rana temporaria chromosome 3, aRanTem1.1, whole genome shotgun sequence.
TATGGTGACccttggcaaatcatcatttgaccaccAGGTTCAGAACCACTGCTATAAAGACTTGTATATGTTGCTGCTGCCTGGGGTGTGGTGCTGTCCTTGGGGGTGGCTGTCCCCAGCATGGAGGGAAGTTTGGGGTTCTGGACTCCTGATTGGAGAATAATGTATTGACCCTCTGTTCCCCCATTTCCCTATGCTCCTGATGAATCGGAGTCATCTGTTCGAGAAATGCGTTGAGCTATACCAAATTCCACTTTACCCACAACTGTAAAAGCCAAGAACAATAtgtattgcaataagtgtatttaTGCACATGATGAAAAATATAAAGGGGTTACATATGTGCTTTAATATTTTAGTGCTGTCACTAttttaaaatacgttttttttcattcttgtctACGTTCTGCACTAATTAATAAAGCATATATTTATTaagataaaatatgttttttttttttcacaaaatcattttattattatacaatacaaatacataccAACAAATATGAATAAGTtgcataacataacataacatgtcATCCgctaatgtattaaaaaaaaaagaaacatacaaagaaaacaaGTTTTGTTTAGACAATAGTAAACATGGGTGTTAGAACAGCACTGGGCTATATGCAATACCAGATAGAATACATTAGGCTTCAAGACACCTTATGAATGACCGACACTCAAGTAACTGAATAGCAGTAACCATTTAAAACCAGGGAGAATTGTGAGTGCTCTCAGTACCTCGGGAGTCACAACCAATAAGCCTAGTAACATTTGTAACTGACACCCAGACCTTGAGTCCCCAGTACGTCGGGGGGGTAAGGGGTAGTTAGCAAGTAGAGTAAAAGTAATCTTGGCTGGTCATATCGCTATAGGGGTAAGGGACAGGAggaagggggatggggggagaggggagggaggtaaggaaagaaaaaaaagggggggtggggatAGGGGGGGTGATTGGGGTCCAGTTTGCGAGGTTCTCTTAACAGACGGAGGGTTTGCTCTCAAGGAAAAAAGGACTTGTAATAGTCCGAAGTCTTGAAATGTGTCCAACATGCCCAAGTTGTTGTGAATTTCTGTATTCGGTCTTGAGAGACATGGATTAGTTCCTCCATCTCCTCTATTTTGGAAACTCTATTCAGCCACTCTCTAATGGTTGGGATTTCTGTTGATCGCCAGTGCGCGGGAATACAAAGTCTGGCCGCATTGACCATGTGCATGGCTAAGGATTTCTGGTATGTATGTTTGGGCAGATTTGTGTGGTGTAGTAGGAATTGGGCCGGGTTGTAagataaaatatgttttataatgtgcctttaaagtccttGACTTTGTATATATTCTTTCTGTAACTAGCGTCTGAACATAGCCCACCCATAACCACCTTCACATGCTGCTTTTCTACAGCACCAGAGCCCTTGCTAATGGATCAAGGCTTCTATGTATGAAAGATATTGTGGCTTTCCCCATGTCACAGTGTTCAGGCCTGAGTGTCCAGTCACCAGACCCAAACACCATTCCCTAGTCCCTAAGCTCCAGCTTAAGCCAACATCGAAGCTTTGGCAGGACTGCTTCAGCAGGGAGGCGGTGAAGGATCATGGCTCAGTAAGTAAAAAAAGCTTGGGATGaggtttggtgggggggggggggtatctgtatTATCAGTGTGCACTGATTGGGTAATATGGCAGCTTCTCTTTAAGAAAAAGGTTTCTATTTGCTCATGTTTTACTTTTATTTCCTCCTTTAAATATTTGCCCTAAAATGTCCAAATAATTTTCTTATGGTTCTTTTGATCTCATGGTTCCTCAGGCTGTAAATTATGGGATTTATTAGCGGGGTCACGACAATATACAAAAGCGAACTAAATTTGTTCAAGGTTGACGAGGTCTCgatggctgaattcaaagacactgtCATCAACGTCCCATAGTATGCACATACAGTGGCCAGGTGAGAGCTACAAGTGGAAAATGCTTTCTTCTTTCCACTTTTGGAGGACATGTTCAGAATGGTAAGCAAAATAGTAAAGTACGTTATGACAGTAAAAGCAAAAGGAAAGAAGACCATTAAAATGGAAATACCAAAGTCAATCTGCAACAAAAGGGAGGTGTCTGAAGTGGCTAATTCTACAGTGGGCCCAAAATCACAGAAGAAATGGTCAATGTTATTTAGTCCACAGAAACGCAACTGACCTACTAAAATAATCTCAGTTGATATAAAAACGACCAAAATCCAGGATCCTTCAATCATACGAAGGCAAATATGAGGTCTCATTATCGAAGTATAATGCATTGGATTACAAATAGCTAGACAACGGTCGTATGACATTATAGCAATGAAGAAACACTGCacaaacccaaaaataaaaataaaatacatttgcgcaATGCAGCCTCGGACAGACATGATCTTTTCATCCAGTATGATGATATTTAACATCAGTGGTATAACAGTGGTGGTCAATAGAACATCTGCAGCAGCTAAATGTTGAAGAAAGACAAACATCGGAATCTTGAGATGATCAAAAGTGCCCACCAAGATAATAATGAGGATATTTCCATTTAGTATGACAATATAGACTAAGAAGAACACTATGAAGAACAGAATTTTCACTTCATATAAACCTTGGAATCCAAGAAGTAGGAATTCTGTGACTTCAGTTTGATTCTCCTTACACATTCTCTGAAGAAGATCAAAGGATAGCAATAAACTTCCATAAACTTTATGAAAAAAATGGTTTGTGGTACATATGAACTATTTTGTCAATTAATTATTATTGTGCTAATTAACATTATGATACCAATTATGAAAAGCAAAGCAATGCAAGCTAGGTTTGTTGAAaatgacaaataaataaatatatggattattttaatatttttaattagaaacatttttaaaagtagCTAAACACAAAGATGGACATAATTAATCAAATATTTTACCATACATACTTATGATTGCATGGGCCATGACAGATCTTCTTTATGGAGATATCTGGGATCTATTAGACCAATAACTATTGTCTGGTCTCCAAAGAATCTGATCAAACCAAGatcggtttgatcagatgctttcacAATCCAGTATTGGCTTGTTTACATCTGACTGAAaccaaaaaatgataaaatcctAATTTCCTCCAGTCTCTGCATCACACAGTGGGAGGCATGACATCAATTATTCTCACTGTGTCTAGGGAATCCAACGTTTCTGGTCTTATCCTTACCAGGTTCCCAGATGGGATGGGAGAGCCAGGTAATGGCTGCACCAGGAGTTGGGCAAACCCCTTCCACCTCCTTTAAAAGTGGCCCAGTGACTGTATAGCCACTAGGACCACTTTTACATAAAAGAGAATTGCCAGCTGAAAAAGGATACCAGGATCATGACTGTagctgcagccatgatcctggtataCCCAATACCCCTTATAAATGGGCAacagacaggaagtggttaaaatagataaaataaatgataaacatTGGTGCCCATTTTCCCCAAACAAAAACTATACAATTCCATATTTACACAATACAACATACCAGTGCTCCAACTTCTTCAAATGCTGTACCTACTCCCACACCACATACAGCTGTGGGCATGCCTCTTTGTAAATAATGCTACCCCCCCAATGCCTAAGCATCCTGCCATTTGTAGGATGCTACAATTGTGTgtccctaaggccctgtacacacgctcgaacatgtccgataaaaatggtccgcggaccgttttcattggacatgtctgctaggagattttggtctgatggttgtacacaccatcaaatcaaaatccccgcggacagaaagcgcggtgacgtggcagtGACATTGACGCCACCACgtctgcaaaccaggaagtaaaatgcttccacgcatgcgtcgaatccatttggcgcatgcgggagatttcggtccgctggttaagcgtactaaccagcggacatgtcggacgaacgggtttccagcagatacgttttgaagcatgctttaaaacttttgtctgctggaaacctgtctgctaggctgtacacacggtctgatctgtccgctgaaactggtctgcggacatgttcagcagacatgttccatcgtgtgtacagggcctaagaggccACTCTGGGCCATTCAAACAGAGTGCATGGACACTGAGCTCTTTCTTCTCTAGTTCTTCTCTAGTTACAGTGACTTAGCTCAGGGGGGTGGTCAGAATATTTGGAGTTAGgtcaccttttcattttttgtgaaaaggtgagcttacctcttaaccacttaagacccagactattatgcaagtaaaggacctggccactttttgcataACAGCACtgtgtccctttaactgacaattgcgcggttgtgcgacgtggctcccaaacatagattggcatcctttttttcccacaaatagagctttcttttggtggtatttgatcacctctgcggtttttatttgttgcactataaacaaaaatagagctactttttgctataataaatatcccgaaaaaaatatataaaattgttccctcagtttaggccgatacgtattcttctacatattgctggtaaaaaaaatcgcaataagcgtatattgattggtttgtgcaaaacttataggggatagttttatggcatttttatcattttttttttactagtaatggcggcgatcagcgttttttttcgtgactgcgacattatggcggacacatcggacacttttgacacatttttgggaccattgtcattttcatagcgaaaagttctataaaaatgcactgtttactgtgaaaatggcaaagatggggttaaccactagggggcactaaggggttaagtgtgccctaagggagtgattcttactgtaggggggtgtggctggacgtgtgacgtcactgattgtcgttccctataacagggaacagacgatcagtgacaagccacagagaagaacggggaaggtttgtttacactcacctctccccattcttcagctcctgtgacttgatcgcgggacaccggcggcaatcgggtccctcaggcacggtcatggagcttcagaTCGGGTCGCAAGCACCCCGCCGATGGCgcgcacgcgacccacggctgggcactttaaGGGCaccgtacctgtatgtgcctgtgcccagccgtgccattctgctgacgtatataggCGCTAGGCGGTCCTTACGTGGGTAAAGAGTTCTAAGGAGGCCCAGGCAGCACAGCCTGTGAGTGGAAAGAGAATCAGAAAAAAAACCTTGAGAAGCACTGGGCTTACTTTTCATTGGGGTACAACGTATATGCTAAAGATGGTTTGCACataaatggaagggggtctgctgtgctgggggagaggtttatgggaaggcTGGAGGAGTATTTTAACTAGGTTTGTGGGGAGGGTTAATTCTATTATAATAGGTGAGACAAGGGTCAGTCCCTTTGTGTGGGTGGAATGGGGAAAGATAggaggagggttatggcaggtggtATGAAGGTTTCCGTGTTACAAACAACCATTGGAAATGGTACCTTTTGTACTAAAATAAGATATGCAAAATAAGTCTGTAAACTGTGACAATGAATGAAAGTGTTTGTTaatcaatgccagaagtctgccaagcaaaatagatGAGTTGAAAGCTTTGGGACATAAGGGAGAACTATGATTTCattggtattgctgaatcttggcttcattcttcacatgactgggctattaactTTCCTGGCGCTATGCTCTCTTTTGGACTGACA
It encodes:
- the LOC120930963 gene encoding olfactory receptor 10A7-like, whose translation is MCKENQTEVTEFLLLGFQGLYEVKILFFIVFFLVYIVILNGNILIIILVGTFDHLKIPMFVFLQHLAAADVLLTTTVIPLMLNIIILDEKIMSVRGCIAQMYFIFIFGFVQCFFIAIMSYDRCLAICNPMHYTSIMRPHICLRMIEGSWILVVFISTEIILVGQLRFCGLNNIDHFFCDFGPTVELATSDTSLLLQIDFGISILMVFFPFAFTVITYFTILLTILNMSSKSGKKKAFSTCSSHLATVCAYYGTLMTVSLNSAIETSSTLNKFSSLLYIVVTPLINPIIYSLRNHEIKRTIRKLFGHFRANI